ACCGGTGCGGTCATCGATCGGACATTTCGAGCGGGAGAAGATGTCGATCGGGCGGTGATCGACCGCAAGGAGCATCAGTTCCTCTATCAGGATGACCTCGGGTTTCACTTCATGGATCTTGAAGAGTTCTCGCAGTTCGCCGTGTCGACCGATGAGGTCGGTGATGCCGGCACGTATCTCGTTGACGGAGCCGTTGTCGTACTGCCGATCTACGAGGGTCACCCGATTGGCGTCGAATTGCCTGCGTCGGTGGAACTAGAAGTGACGTTCGCCGAACCCGGTGTCAAAGGCGACCGGGTTTCGGGAGCAACCAAGCCGGTCACCGTTCAAACCGGTCGAACCGTCAACGTACCCCTCTTCATTGAAACCGGTGATGTCATCAAGGTTGACACTCGAACCGGTGAATACATGACGCGCGTGTGATTGAGCCTCGCGACGCGGCGCTCACCGCTCTGTATGCCATCGATCTCAGCGGCGAGCCAGTACCGTCCGACCTGGTGGATAAGGCGGCCCGCCTCGTGCGCGGAGTCACCGAACACTTGCCGGAACTCGATGAACGGATCAATGAAGTCGCCGAGGGATGGCGTACCGAACGGATGCCGGCGGTTGATAGAGCCATTTTGAGGATGGCAACGTTCGAGCTGGTCTACGAACCTGAGACGCCTGCACCGGTTGTGCTATCGGAGGCGGTCCGTCTGGCAAAGTTGTATTCCACCGAGAAATCTGGCGGGTTCGTCAACGGGGTACTGGCGAAACTGGCTGATACTCAATCTGCTTGAGCGATAATGATCAAGTCGCTGGCTACTTCGAGAACGGCCACTGCCAACAGAACGATGAGCCATACCGTGGCGTGAGGCGGCCCGACCAGCTGCGCGATGAGGCCTGCCGCCAGGACCAGCCCGGCCCCCAGGATCCTGCGGATGGCGCGCCGGGTGTTGACGCCTCTTTTTCCGTCCTTTTCGTTGGCCAGATTGATTAAAGCCATGAACCCGAGAGCGCCTGCCATGCCTCCGGACGTGAGCCAGAACTCCCCGTGGTCAAGGTGTTTAGCAACCGCCTGTTCAAGCCCGACCGCCACAATCACCAGGGAGGCGCCAAGTGGCATATGTGCGTAGATCCAGGCAGTGGGTTTCCAGGCTTTCGGTCGTTCTCCGGTCCGCCGAACGACGGATCCCTCCATATTGTCGAAGTACATCCACCACAATCCGGCCGCGATCGATACGGCCAGGGCCGAGTTGACCACCAGCTCAAACGACCATGTCGATTGCGAGATGG
The DNA window shown above is from Acidimicrobiia bacterium and carries:
- the efp gene encoding elongation factor P, with product MISTNDVKPGMAISIENGLFTIIEYQHVKPGKGKAFVRLKLKNAETGAVIDRTFRAGEDVDRAVIDRKEHQFLYQDDLGFHFMDLEEFSQFAVSTDEVGDAGTYLVDGAVVVLPIYEGHPIGVELPASVELEVTFAEPGVKGDRVSGATKPVTVQTGRTVNVPLFIETGDVIKVDTRTGEYMTRV
- the nusB gene encoding transcription antitermination factor NusB is translated as MIEPRDAALTALYAIDLSGEPVPSDLVDKAARLVRGVTEHLPELDERINEVAEGWRTERMPAVDRAILRMATFELVYEPETPAPVVLSEAVRLAKLYSTEKSGGFVNGVLAKLADTQSA